The Microbacterium sp. Nx66 genome contains a region encoding:
- the rdgB gene encoding RdgB/HAM1 family non-canonical purine NTP pyrophosphatase → MRVVLATHNPHKVAEFQQIVQQTRPDLEVVGYDGPEPVEDGVTFAENALLKARAAAAHTGLAALADDSGICVDVLGGSPGVFSAYWAGQKKDAAANLELLLDQLRDIADRHRSAHFTSTIALVLPDGREHVVEGIWPGRLAREASGAGGFGYDPIFIPDGQPDGAQRTVGEYSAEEKQAQSHRARAFAALVPLLAAL, encoded by the coding sequence ATGCGCGTCGTCCTGGCGACCCACAACCCGCATAAGGTGGCGGAGTTCCAGCAGATCGTGCAGCAGACACGGCCCGACCTGGAGGTCGTCGGCTACGACGGCCCCGAGCCGGTCGAGGACGGAGTGACGTTCGCTGAGAACGCGCTCCTCAAGGCGCGAGCGGCCGCCGCGCACACCGGCCTCGCGGCGCTCGCCGACGACTCCGGCATCTGCGTGGACGTGCTCGGCGGGTCGCCCGGAGTGTTCTCGGCGTACTGGGCCGGTCAGAAGAAGGACGCCGCGGCGAACCTGGAGCTGCTGCTCGATCAGCTGCGCGACATCGCCGACCGTCATCGCTCCGCGCACTTCACCTCGACGATCGCCCTCGTCCTCCCGGACGGTCGCGAGCACGTGGTGGAGGGGATCTGGCCAGGACGGCTCGCCCGCGAGGCGTCGGGAGCCGGCGGTTTCGGGTACGACCCGATCTTCATCCCGGACGGTCAGCCGGACGGCGCACAGCGCACGGTCGGGGAGTACTCGGCGGAGGAGAAACAGGCG
- the rph gene encoding ribonuclease PH: MTDIVRADGRSTSQLREITIERGWSAQAEGSALISFGGTKVLCTASFTNGVPRWLTGKGKGWVTAEYAMLPRATNSRNDRESVKGRIGGRTHEISRLIGRALRAVVDTKALGENTIVIDCDVLQADGGTRTAAITGAYVALADAIEWGREKKFIGKNSTPLLDSVSAVSVGIVDGEPMLDLAYVEDVRAETDMNVVVTGRGLFVEVQGTAEGAPFDKRELDALLDLGVAGCADLKERQLAALAGA; encoded by the coding sequence ATGACCGACATCGTCCGCGCCGACGGCCGTTCCACCTCGCAGCTGCGCGAGATCACCATCGAGCGCGGCTGGAGCGCGCAGGCCGAGGGGTCGGCTCTCATCAGCTTCGGCGGCACGAAGGTGCTGTGCACCGCCTCGTTCACGAACGGCGTGCCGCGGTGGCTCACCGGCAAGGGCAAGGGCTGGGTCACGGCCGAGTATGCGATGCTCCCGCGAGCGACGAACAGCCGCAACGACCGGGAGAGCGTGAAGGGCCGCATCGGCGGTCGGACGCACGAGATCTCCCGACTCATCGGCCGCGCGCTGCGCGCCGTCGTCGACACCAAGGCGCTCGGCGAGAACACCATCGTCATCGACTGCGACGTGCTCCAGGCCGACGGTGGCACCCGCACCGCGGCGATCACCGGCGCCTATGTCGCCCTGGCCGACGCGATCGAGTGGGGCCGGGAGAAGAAGTTCATCGGCAAGAACTCGACGCCGCTGCTCGACTCCGTCTCCGCGGTGTCCGTCGGCATCGTGGACGGGGAGCCGATGCTCGACCTCGCCTACGTCGAGGATGTCCGCGCCGAGACCGACATGAACGTCGTCGTGACCGGCCGCGGCCTGTTCGTCGAGGTGCAGGGCACGGCCGAAGGGGCGCCGTTCGACAAGCGTGAGCTCGACGCGCTCCTCGACCTCGGCGTCGCCGGCTGCGCGGACCTGAAGGAACGGCAGCTCGCCGCTCTGGCAGGAGCCTGA